The Onychomys torridus unplaced genomic scaffold, mOncTor1.1, whole genome shotgun sequence nucleotide sequence aatttttattatttttctctgaacCTATTGTCATGTTTTTACTTTGTACTTTATATCTAGTGACTGCATACCATCCCAAGAGTGTACCAACATATAGTGGATCCTCTAATAATTTTCCTACAGTGAATCAGATCTCAGAGCCCATGAAGGCATGCTCACTTCACAGTCACTTAAATTACTAGCTCCCTCATTTGAAAATTCTTACCAGTCCATTAGTTTCTAAAATGTCTGTTTGTTCTGTGGTGCATGTTTGTCATTGTGATAATAATGCACCATGATGTTACCAGTCCAGTTGCACTCGTCTAAGTGTCGATGGTTTCTTATACTCCTCTTTCCAAAATCTTTCATAGGTGTTATCACGGgctgtctctctcttctcaagGGCAACATTTTCTTCATGGAATATAGGTAATAAGTATTATTTCCTGTGAAACAGAGACATATACCTTTTTAATTATCAGTACGAAAGTATTTCTAGagtatttcagaaagaaaatatctgcTTTGAGGATTTTCTCTGTCAAGTCCTTCAGTTTTTATCTGTTCCTGGACCCTGTATAGTCAGTCAAGCAAAGGCCAAAGAATAAGATATTTAAGTTGATTTCAATGTTTCTGGGTGGTTTGATCTGCATGGATGCTAGTTCTGAATCTACAGCTGCCTGGAGTCATTGTGTCTCATTGTCTACAGTGCTAAAAACATCTCTGGGACTTGTAGATCAGGCATCACTCTCCCAAGGTGTAACCATCAGTCATGATTTTCAATAATCAATCAGTGACACTAGCAGTCAGAATCTAATGGTCTGTGGATGTGCACCAAGTGCAGTCTGAATGTGTGCATGAATTCCTGGTTCTAGTGTAACAGCAATTTTCTAACCAAGGACTTTTATTGTCCTCTCTCTACAGTGAATGCTCCAGGTCATTGTGTTGAAGCCACTGTGGTTTTTAATGCAGAACAAAAGGAATTAGAACTGAATTGCTATATCACTAAAATCGTCTTGTCACAAATGCATTGTCTTATTACCTTTCTGATATTAGGAGCATGAGCAACAAAGTAGTGATTGTGGGAAGAAATATTACCAAGATCACCCAGTTCATCCTCCTGGGATTCTCAGACTTCCCAAAAATCACAGTAATGCTTTTTGTCATATTCTTGATTATCTATATTATgactctgtcctggaacttgtcccTCATTGCTTTAATAAGGATGGATTCCCACCTCCACACTcccatgtatttcttcctcaGTAATCTGTCCTCTATAGACCTCTGCTTTGTCACTTCCACAGTCCCCAAGATGCTTTCCAACTTCTTCCAGGAAAAACAAACTATCAGCTATGTGGGCTGCATAGTTCAATACTTCATCTTTTCCACTATGGGGCTGAGTGAATCTTGCCTCATGACAGCCATGGCCTCTGACAGGTATGCTGCCATTTGTAACCCACTGCTCTATTCATCAGTCATGTCACCCACCCTCTGTGCTCGCATGGTGCTGGGAAGCTACACAGCAGGACTCATAGGTTCCTTATCTCAGATATGTGCCTTGCTGCAGCTCCACTTCTGTGGACCTAATGTCATCAGACATTTCTTCTGTGACATATCACAGTTGTTAAATCTATCCTGTACTGATGCTTTCTTTGTTCAGGTCCTGCTTGCTATATTAACAATGTTTTTTGGAATACTCAATACCTTAGCTATCATGCTATCCTATGGCTTTATCGTCTTGTCCATCATGAAGATCACTTCAGCTAAAGGCAGGTCTAAGGCATTTAACACCTGTGCTTCTCACCTGACAGCTGTTTCCCTCTTCTATATTTCTGGCATCATTGTCTATTTGAGTTCCAGCTCTGGGGGCTCCTCCAGCTTTGACAGGTTTACATCTGTTTTCTACAGTGTGGTGATTCCCATGTTGAATCCTTTGATATATAGTCTGAGGAACAAGGAAATCAAAGATGCCAGGAAGAGGTTGCAGGAGAAGACAATCTGCAGCCAAGGTCATAGATAAAAAGATTTCAACATAATGCCATGTCAGAGTTACTGTTATTGGCATTCATGTGCACATTACTGGAACACTG carries:
- the LOC118576239 gene encoding olfactory receptor 5AN1-like encodes the protein MDAMIVGRNITKITQFILLGFSDFPKITVMLFVIFLIIYIMTLSWNLSLIALIRMDSHLHTPMYFFLSNLSSIDLCFVTSTVPKMLSNFFQEKQTISYVGCIVQYFIFSTMGLSESCLMTAMASDRYAAICNPLLYSSVMSPTLCARMVLGSYTAGLIGSLSQICALLQLHFCGPNVIRHFFCDISQLLNLSCTDAFFVQVLLAILTMFFGILNTLAIMLSYGFIVLSIMKITSAKGRSKAFNTCASHLTAVSLFYISGIIVYLSSSSGGSSSFDRFTSVFYSVVIPMLNPLIYSLRNKEIKDARKRLQEKTICSQGHR